The Streptomyces sp. Je 1-332 genome has a window encoding:
- a CDS encoding ATP-grasp domain-containing protein: MLTLDTRVPAVLLRIDRNPFHHGTLGAVRSLGRAGVEVHVAASDFAESPVRRSRYLHRTHPSPPPGASLREIATVLRRISHRVARPAVLIPMDDAGALAIGRLQKELADIYLLPDQASGLAERVADKAELTQVCASAGIPHPVTLMPESPAQAAAAVGQLGLPVVAKWSRPWLVPGGTGLRSTVLVRSARQAQELYRRSEEAGSHLLLQAFLPGGSGRDWFVHGYVDRSGAVRGGGSGRKHRARPRGTGLTAVGEWTPDPGLRAGVERLVESLGYRGILDLDFRVDSATGAYCLLDFNPRPGAQFRLFADGADLDVVRAQHLDMTHRPLPAAAALPGRSFVVENYSPLAALRVLMTAGPAATATRRRELAWHARDDMAPARALWVLWCRHVTRRLLGRLRRTAHVGAPAAPTAPVPMTRERAVADA, translated from the coding sequence GTGCTGACTCTCGACACCCGGGTCCCCGCGGTTCTGCTGCGGATCGACCGGAACCCCTTTCATCACGGCACGCTCGGAGCTGTTCGGTCACTGGGCCGTGCGGGAGTGGAGGTGCATGTGGCGGCATCCGATTTCGCGGAGAGCCCGGTGCGCAGATCCCGCTATCTGCACCGGACGCATCCTTCGCCGCCCCCGGGCGCGTCACTCCGGGAAATCGCCACCGTATTGCGCCGCATTTCCCACCGGGTGGCCAGGCCTGCCGTGCTCATTCCGATGGACGACGCGGGCGCCCTCGCGATCGGACGCCTCCAGAAGGAACTGGCCGACATCTACCTCCTGCCGGACCAGGCGAGCGGCCTGGCGGAACGGGTGGCCGACAAGGCGGAGCTCACCCAGGTGTGCGCGTCCGCCGGCATCCCCCACCCGGTCACGCTCATGCCGGAGTCCCCGGCCCAAGCAGCAGCCGCCGTCGGGCAGTTGGGCCTCCCCGTGGTGGCGAAGTGGAGCCGCCCGTGGCTGGTCCCCGGCGGCACCGGCCTGCGCAGCACGGTCCTGGTGCGGTCGGCGCGCCAGGCCCAGGAGCTCTACCGGCGGAGCGAGGAGGCGGGCAGTCACCTGCTGTTGCAGGCCTTCCTGCCGGGCGGCTCCGGGCGCGACTGGTTCGTCCACGGATACGTCGACCGGAGCGGGGCCGTGCGCGGCGGCGGCTCGGGCCGCAAGCACCGCGCCCGGCCCCGCGGGACGGGCCTGACGGCGGTGGGCGAGTGGACGCCCGACCCAGGACTGCGGGCCGGGGTGGAGAGGCTGGTCGAGAGCCTGGGCTACCGCGGGATCCTCGACCTCGACTTCCGGGTGGACTCCGCGACGGGCGCGTACTGCCTGCTCGACTTCAACCCGCGGCCCGGCGCCCAGTTCCGGCTCTTCGCCGACGGGGCCGACCTGGACGTGGTGCGTGCTCAGCACCTGGACATGACACACCGGCCACTGCCGGCCGCCGCCGCGCTCCCCGGCCGCTCGTTCGTCGTGGAGAACTACTCACCGCTGGCCGCCCTGCGCGTCTTGATGACAGCGGGGCCCGCCGCCACGGCGACCCGCCGCCGCGAACTGGCCTGGCACGCCCGGGACGACATGGCTCCCGCGCGTGCCCTGTGGGTGCTGTGGTGCCGGCACGTGACACGGCGGCTGCTCGGCCGGCTGCGGCGGACGGCACACGTGGGCGCGCCGGCCGCGCCGACGGCGCCCGTACCGATGACGAGAGAGCGAGCAGTCGCCGATGCATGA
- a CDS encoding NAD(P)-binding domain-containing protein — MHDLLVVGAGPYGLSIASHAAGAGLDVRVFGRPMASWRDHMPRGMLLKSEPWASNLSDPRHRYGLAAYCDRHGARARHGEPVSVETFASYGLWFAQHAVPDVDERMVASVGACPGGFEVVTEDGRAVRARTVALAVGVLPFVEIPPALHGLGTEHVSHSSHHRDLTRFRDRDVTVIGGGQAALETAALLAEQGTRVRVLARSRRLNWNSVPPAWQRPWWESARAPHSGLGCGWRNWFYAEVPGGFRRLPEATRARVSASALGPAGAWWVRDRVESRVDVRLDHEVVEASLAAGRVRLATVGNASGGPDFETDHVIAATGFRATSARLGLLAPDVRGALAVNAAQEPRASAEFESSYPGLFLAGLVTASSFGPAMRFVHGASFTARRLVRGVRRSLRREPLDTPGRQAPRGNPGSREPDQVMRSANG, encoded by the coding sequence ATGCATGACCTGTTGGTTGTCGGAGCAGGCCCCTACGGTCTCTCCATCGCCTCACACGCCGCCGGCGCCGGACTCGACGTACGCGTCTTCGGCCGCCCCATGGCGTCCTGGCGTGACCACATGCCGCGGGGGATGCTCCTGAAGTCGGAGCCCTGGGCGTCGAACCTCTCCGACCCCCGCCACCGCTACGGCCTCGCCGCGTACTGCGACCGCCACGGGGCGCGGGCCCGGCACGGCGAACCGGTCTCCGTGGAGACGTTCGCCTCGTACGGCCTGTGGTTCGCCCAGCACGCCGTACCCGACGTCGACGAACGCATGGTGGCGTCGGTCGGCGCCTGCCCCGGGGGCTTCGAGGTGGTCACCGAGGACGGCCGGGCCGTCCGTGCCCGCACGGTGGCCCTGGCCGTCGGTGTGCTCCCCTTCGTCGAGATCCCCCCGGCACTGCACGGGCTCGGCACCGAGCACGTCTCGCACAGCAGCCACCACCGGGACCTGACCCGCTTCCGCGACCGGGACGTCACCGTGATCGGCGGGGGCCAGGCCGCCCTGGAGACCGCGGCGCTCCTCGCCGAGCAGGGAACCCGGGTGCGGGTGCTCGCCCGGTCGCGCCGGCTGAACTGGAACAGCGTGCCCCCGGCGTGGCAACGCCCGTGGTGGGAGTCGGCCCGCGCCCCGCACAGCGGCCTCGGCTGCGGATGGCGCAACTGGTTCTACGCCGAGGTACCGGGCGGCTTCCGGCGGCTCCCGGAGGCCACGCGCGCCCGCGTCTCGGCGTCGGCGCTGGGCCCGGCGGGGGCCTGGTGGGTGCGCGACCGGGTCGAGTCGCGCGTCGATGTGCGGCTCGACCACGAGGTCGTCGAGGCGTCCCTCGCGGCGGGCCGGGTGCGGCTGGCGACCGTGGGCAACGCGAGCGGCGGCCCGGACTTCGAGACCGACCACGTCATCGCGGCCACCGGTTTCCGGGCCACGAGCGCCCGCCTCGGCCTGCTGGCCCCGGACGTGCGCGGCGCTCTGGCGGTGAACGCCGCCCAGGAGCCCCGCGCGTCCGCCGAGTTCGAGTCCTCATACCCCGGTCTGTTCCTGGCGGGTCTGGTGACGGCGTCCAGCTTCGGCCCGGCCATGCGCTTCGTGCACGGGGCGTCCTTCACGGCGCGCCGGCTGGTACGGGGCGTTCGCCGCAGCCTGCGGCGGGAGCCGCTCGACACCCCCGGCCGTCAAGCTCCGAGGGGGAACCCCGGCTCTCGGGAACCCGATCAGGTGATGCGGTCGGCGAACGGGTGA
- a CDS encoding chaplin, with the protein MRQVIGKGMLATAAASSILSLSGSSAFAAGGDAVAANSPGILSGNSVQAPVEVPVNACGNSANVVGVGNPAMGNNCANAGASDKEHSRAPERTVTQERGGARTDDGAGYGSDDDHTPGRDSHSGSHGSHPGTHAGTQSLARSEATNSPGILSGNNAQAPADVPVNACGNTVDVIGLLNPTGGNSCSNGAPAPKPPRQETPPSTELPPEAETTPRVVPPTDRAMPPVKAGQPPQDVASSTSASRLPSVAHEVQHAGARLAATGGDQDLLTAAAASAALLVGGGILYRRGRASSGR; encoded by the coding sequence ATGCGACAGGTCATTGGTAAAGGGATGCTCGCGACCGCGGCCGCGAGCAGCATCCTCTCCCTGTCCGGCTCGAGCGCGTTCGCCGCGGGCGGGGACGCCGTGGCGGCGAATTCGCCCGGGATCTTGTCGGGGAACAGCGTGCAGGCCCCCGTGGAGGTGCCGGTGAACGCCTGCGGCAACAGCGCGAACGTGGTCGGCGTGGGCAACCCCGCCATGGGCAACAACTGCGCGAACGCCGGGGCTTCGGACAAGGAGCACTCCCGTGCACCGGAACGTACGGTGACGCAGGAGCGAGGGGGCGCGCGGACGGACGACGGCGCGGGTTACGGCTCGGACGACGACCACACCCCGGGCAGGGACAGCCACTCGGGCTCCCACGGCTCCCACCCGGGCACGCACGCGGGCACCCAGTCGCTGGCTCGGAGCGAGGCCACCAACTCGCCCGGCATCCTGTCGGGCAACAACGCCCAGGCACCCGCGGACGTCCCGGTCAACGCCTGCGGCAACACCGTGGACGTCATCGGCCTGCTCAACCCGACCGGCGGCAACAGCTGCTCGAACGGGGCGCCCGCACCGAAGCCCCCGCGGCAGGAGACGCCTCCCTCGACCGAGCTGCCGCCCGAGGCGGAGACGACTCCCCGGGTCGTGCCGCCGACCGATCGTGCCATGCCGCCCGTGAAGGCCGGTCAGCCGCCGCAGGACGTGGCGTCCTCGACCTCGGCCTCCCGGCTTCCGTCGGTCGCCCACGAGGTGCAGCACGCGGGCGCCCGGCTCGCCGCGACCGGCGGGGACCAGGACCTCCTGACCGCCGCGGCCGCGAGCGCCGCCCTGCTGGTCGGCGGGGGAATCCTGTACCGCCGCGGACGCGCCTCATCCGGCCGCTAG
- a CDS encoding chaplin — protein sequence MAMSMAAPAFADSGAQAAAVGSPGVLSGNVVQVPVHVPVNVCGNTVDVIALLNPAFGNTCANV from the coding sequence ATGGCCATGAGCATGGCTGCCCCCGCCTTCGCCGACTCCGGTGCCCAGGCCGCGGCCGTCGGGTCCCCGGGCGTTCTCTCCGGCAACGTCGTCCAGGTCCCGGTCCACGTTCCGGTCAACGTGTGCGGCAACACCGTCGACGTGATCGCCCTGCTGAACCCGGCGTTCGGCAACACCTGCGCCAACGTCTGA